The Alphaproteobacteria bacterium genome has a segment encoding these proteins:
- a CDS encoding ankyrin repeat domain-containing protein, translating into MATLFGRFHIPFTSRAVSLKEENASPTEGNASLSLEEPVPQSPIPDAESREEITHNLEGLTKNQLLGAVRIGIIDTRKTVDDEDGKQPYTALLNDINSRQNDITVENVRDIIINAKGELAKNYDNQLKPLIDERRVQLEEQAQEQKFKSDLHEAAREGRHEDALEMVVDNYNKLDVRLSNGEEKISERQQQAINELSSRIQSMPLRDRRAIYQHYETKENDPKTQSHQLQVFRYNTKESLKDVLLGDKQGLSDEQWGQLINEAFSSVILNKKQFDKVKISLQSFANEPDTLLPEKRILQPGELNDFMSRIGPEPLVAYEKEPGEFINESVSYFGVKDARAYDDLSEKRTKAQKEIHSYLYPEQYLREKSFSTITLEQRKELEEKAAKIDLKPDNEITERERKLLDVMLLGREYDAIHNSQQEIEGVQKYHRADRIQHVEPLNEQLKNQEFEETTKEMEKVINGDDKLIKNDNEAIKGDEEVIEVGKSLKPKKRAGFSGEVVIVKGSYSLDNKEAASFQIEDIRDEDSKTPYKKESELRKPLKMQTLESFIENTYYDAAREVLASPQNINPSLKGDRMNRVINAIASNMVQHYPTMSDNEKENYEEDLKEIFKNNMKESSRNIGQVHVNEKKLLKAVAQHNTNFNELARFEKVVDGNDKFKAFANERGFTDLHKAAYSGNHRAVTAMIARGDDINAQSKEEGTALHYAIRSANKDMSNLNISDEQKSSIAKTYLIMIKQIRAQKPKIGFRQCCKDLEIDPKKLSNQLKQSKSDDKSDAKDKPKGEGDHVKNLKGKNSSIYRN; encoded by the coding sequence GAAAATGCTAGTCCTACTGAAGGTAATGCTTCGCTTTCTCTAGAAGAACCTGTTCCTCAATCGCCTATACCTGACGCAGAATCCCGTGAGGAAATAACGCACAATCTAGAAGGACTTACTAAAAATCAGCTTCTTGGCGCAGTGCGAATAGGTATTATAGATACCAGAAAAACTGTAGATGATGAAGATGGCAAGCAACCATACACAGCTTTATTAAATGATATTAATAGTCGGCAAAATGATATAACCGTTGAAAATGTGCGTGACATAATCATCAATGCAAAAGGAGAACTCGCTAAAAATTATGATAATCAACTTAAGCCCCTGATTGATGAAAGACGGGTTCAATTGGAGGAACAGGCACAAGAGCAGAAGTTCAAGAGTGATTTACATGAAGCCGCCAGAGAAGGGCGTCATGAGGATGCTTTAGAAATGGTGGTGGATAATTATAACAAACTGGATGTACGCCTCTCTAATGGTGAAGAAAAAATTTCTGAACGGCAGCAGCAAGCAATAAATGAACTTAGTAGCCGGATTCAATCAATGCCTCTTAGAGATAGAAGAGCTATTTATCAACATTACGAAACGAAGGAAAACGATCCTAAAACCCAATCGCACCAGTTGCAGGTATTTCGCTATAATACCAAGGAAAGCCTGAAGGATGTACTTTTAGGAGATAAACAAGGTTTATCCGATGAACAATGGGGCCAACTTATAAACGAAGCATTCTCTTCCGTTATTCTAAATAAGAAACAATTCGATAAAGTTAAGATATCACTTCAGAGCTTTGCTAACGAACCCGATACTCTTCTACCAGAAAAACGCATACTTCAGCCTGGAGAATTAAACGATTTTATGTCACGAATTGGGCCTGAACCACTTGTGGCATATGAAAAGGAACCAGGAGAATTCATTAACGAATCCGTGTCGTATTTTGGAGTTAAAGATGCCAGGGCCTATGACGATTTATCCGAAAAACGTACTAAAGCGCAAAAAGAAATCCATTCTTATCTCTATCCTGAACAATATCTTCGCGAGAAAAGTTTTAGTACAATAACCCTTGAACAACGTAAGGAATTGGAGGAAAAAGCTGCTAAAATTGATTTAAAACCCGATAATGAAATTACTGAACGTGAACGGAAACTGCTCGATGTTATGTTACTTGGTAGAGAATACGATGCTATTCATAACAGTCAACAAGAAATAGAAGGTGTACAAAAGTATCACAGAGCGGATCGAATCCAACACGTTGAACCTCTCAATGAACAACTTAAAAATCAAGAATTCGAAGAAACAACTAAAGAAATGGAAAAAGTAATTAATGGTGATGATAAATTAATTAAAAATGACAATGAAGCAATTAAAGGTGATGAAGAGGTAATTGAGGTTGGTAAATCTTTAAAACCTAAAAAAAGAGCAGGATTTTCAGGTGAAGTAGTAATAGTAAAAGGAAGCTATTCACTTGATAATAAGGAAGCTGCTTCTTTCCAGATTGAAGATATACGAGATGAAGATTCAAAAACACCTTACAAAAAAGAAAGTGAATTACGTAAGCCACTAAAAATGCAAACATTGGAATCTTTTATTGAAAATACTTATTACGACGCGGCTCGTGAAGTATTAGCGAGCCCTCAAAATATAAATCCATCTCTTAAAGGTGACCGCATGAATCGGGTAATTAATGCTATTGCATCAAATATGGTTCAGCATTATCCAACTATGTCGGATAACGAAAAGGAAAATTATGAGGAAGACCTTAAAGAGATTTTTAAAAATAACATGAAAGAAAGTTCTCGCAATATAGGTCAAGTTCATGTCAACGAAAAAAAGTTACTCAAAGCCGTGGCTCAACATAATACTAACTTTAATGAGTTAGCGCGGTTTGAAAAAGTCGTGGATGGGAATGACAAATTTAAAGCCTTTGCTAATGAGCGAGGTTTTACAGATTTGCATAAAGCTGCATATTCGGGCAACCACAGAGCCGTGACAGCAATGATTGCCAGAGGAGATGATATTAATGCTCAAAGTAAGGAAGAAGGAACTGCCTTACATTATGCGATCCGTAGCGCCAACAAGGATATGAGTAATCTTAATATCAGTGATGAACAAAAATCGTCTATTGCTAAAACCTATTTGATTATGATTAAGCAAATCAGAGCTCAAAAACCTAAAATTGGTTTTCGCCAATGCTGTAAGGATCTTGAAATTGATCCAAAAAAACTTTCCAATCAATTAAAGCAGAGCAAATCAGATGATAAAAGTGACGCGAAGGACAAGCCAAAAGGTGAAGGTGATCATGTTAAGAACTTAAAAGGAAAGAATAGTAGCATATACAGAAATTAG
- a CDS encoding LptF/LptG family permease — protein MTIITLTLTGIVWLTQSSRYVDMIVNHGVSLATFFYMTGLLLPSLLMVILPVALFCSVIFVFYKLIMDSELVVMQSAGLSSAALLKPVLLVAGVVTLLGYAFSLYLLPLSYREFKDLQYYIKDNYASVLLEEGVFNTPINGLTVYIDERNNDKLKGILVHDNRIPGKPVTMMAKEGMLYQTAQGPHFELIHGNRQDINLEKGRLSLLYFDHYTVNLRVYMEKHDSGRGRRSKERFLNELFWPKDVAPKYRPNFYAEGHQRLTWPLYSLILPLAGFYYLTRGEFNRRGNWKRLVEASICVVIIVAAGMGVINLCGHFVWMAIPAYLYFIGLIAVFLWLLLKERTLTQKHGNGNRLALLTDKKDKTEVTP, from the coding sequence ATGACGATCATAACCCTGACCTTAACCGGCATTGTATGGTTAACGCAGAGTTCGCGCTATGTGGATATGATTGTGAACCACGGAGTGTCCCTGGCGACTTTTTTCTATATGACTGGCTTATTGTTACCATCGCTGTTGATGGTAATCCTGCCAGTAGCGCTTTTTTGCTCGGTGATTTTCGTTTTTTATAAATTAATTATGGATAGCGAATTGGTGGTGATGCAGAGCGCTGGTTTGAGTAGTGCTGCCTTACTTAAGCCTGTCTTGTTGGTAGCCGGAGTGGTTACATTACTTGGTTACGCATTTTCACTTTATCTTTTGCCGCTATCCTACCGCGAATTTAAAGATCTGCAATATTATATCAAAGATAATTATGCCTCGGTTTTGCTGGAAGAGGGGGTCTTCAATACGCCTATCAACGGTTTAACCGTCTATATTGATGAGCGCAATAACGACAAGTTAAAAGGTATCTTGGTGCATGATAACCGGATTCCTGGGAAACCGGTAACGATGATGGCAAAAGAAGGTATGCTTTATCAGACGGCGCAAGGCCCGCATTTTGAGCTGATCCATGGCAACCGTCAAGATATTAATCTGGAAAAAGGAAGATTATCCTTACTTTATTTTGATCATTATACCGTCAATTTGCGTGTTTATATGGAAAAACACGATAGTGGACGGGGACGCAGATCCAAAGAGCGTTTCCTCAACGAATTATTCTGGCCTAAAGATGTCGCCCCCAAATACCGGCCTAATTTTTATGCAGAGGGGCATCAACGTTTAACCTGGCCGCTTTATTCGCTCATACTGCCTTTGGCTGGCTTTTATTACTTAACCCGTGGCGAATTTAATCGTCGCGGCAATTGGAAGCGCCTGGTGGAAGCGTCGATATGCGTTGTTATAATTGTGGCCGCAGGCATGGGGGTTATTAATCTTTGCGGGCATTTTGTATGGATGGCCATTCCTGCCTATCTTTATTTTATAGGGTTGATTGCTGTTTTCCTATGGTTGCTTTTAAAGGAACGGACTCTGACTCAAAAACACGGTAATGGTAATAGGCTTGCATTATTGACCGATAAGAAAGACAAGACAGAGGTAACCCCATGA
- the lptG gene encoding LPS export ABC transporter permease LptG, with translation MKIPVTLSLYICKQFLTCVGVILGLLIAIIMIFDVVDLLGRTSDKDVPLRIVIDMLLMKFPNEVQLVIPYTILLGSMMAYSRLTRNSELIVMRSAGFSAWQFLMPSALTAALMGVAMVTMLNPLSAIMLKRYERFEGKYLKGKTSEFTVSSSGLWLQEVVPGAEGKTVIYALRISQEKKALYDITLFRFNNQHDFIKRYDAKMATLIPNRWVLRNVLITSPGIPAQRYDTFEVPTTVKFAHIQDSFASPDTITFWELEGFIQTLKDAGFSALRHLVHWHSLLSRPFFLCALVYIGAAFSFNPPRKRGVAILFSTGILLGFLIHFLSDVVGALGGSGVILPIVAAWTPVAITGILGIFMILHLEDG, from the coding sequence ATGAAAATACCGGTGACCCTTTCGCTGTATATCTGTAAACAGTTTTTGACATGTGTTGGCGTTATTTTGGGGTTGTTGATTGCTATTATCATGATTTTTGACGTGGTTGATCTGCTGGGACGAACCTCCGATAAGGATGTACCGCTGAGAATTGTGATCGACATGTTGTTGATGAAGTTTCCAAATGAAGTGCAGTTGGTGATTCCCTACACAATATTGCTAGGCAGCATGATGGCTTATTCACGCCTTACCCGTAACTCCGAATTGATCGTGATGAGATCTGCGGGTTTTTCGGCCTGGCAGTTTTTGATGCCATCGGCACTGACGGCAGCTTTAATGGGGGTGGCGATGGTTACCATGCTGAATCCTCTTTCAGCCATTATGTTAAAACGTTACGAGCGTTTTGAAGGTAAATATCTGAAAGGGAAAACCAGTGAATTTACGGTCTCTTCTTCGGGGTTATGGCTGCAGGAGGTTGTTCCTGGTGCGGAAGGAAAGACGGTGATCTACGCATTACGTATCTCACAGGAAAAAAAGGCGCTCTACGACATTACGCTGTTTAGGTTTAATAACCAGCATGATTTTATCAAACGCTATGATGCTAAAATGGCAACGCTCATACCCAATAGATGGGTACTACGAAATGTACTGATTACATCTCCTGGAATACCAGCTCAGCGCTATGATACATTTGAAGTTCCCACCACCGTTAAATTTGCACATATTCAGGATAGTTTTGCCTCTCCGGATACGATTACTTTTTGGGAGCTAGAAGGATTTATCCAGACCCTTAAGGATGCCGGTTTTTCGGCGTTGCGACACTTGGTACATTGGCATTCGCTTCTTTCTCGGCCCTTTTTCCTGTGTGCCCTTGTGTATATTGGAGCGGCATTTTCCTTTAATCCTCCTAGAAAACGGGGGGTTGCAATTTTATTTTCAACCGGTATTTTATTGGGATTCCTCATCCATTTTTTGTCGGATGTAGTGGGTGCGTTAGGTGGATCAGGCGTGATCCTTCCAATCGTGGCCGCTTGGACTCCAGTGGCTATTACGGGAATTCTTGGAATCTTTATGATTTTGCATTTGGAAGATGGCTGA
- a CDS encoding LPS-assembly protein LptD translates to MPRKGIQIHNTLFCLTFLIAVGAMPARAHANTHASTSASGATKPKKSSHMEAVAFDKNAPAYVIADQVQYDREQQMVYANGKVEVIQGPRILLAKRIVYDQKVNKVYAMGDVSLMEPNGDVYFSNELELEDEFKTGVIQQFKARFADNSLLVAKQATRQDAKNIKLEKAVYSPCPVCNTSLNQSPQWQFRAEKVKIDEEEQRVIYHDARFEVFGIPTFYTPYFSHALPNSPNKSGFLIPEVRLNSLLGSTVKVPYFWSIRPDMDAIIAPITTSKEGPVLTGEFRNLTDNGYYELQGSYTHPYKTDVNGVKLDDRESRGHLEGKGMFAMEDRWRWGFDFKRSSDDTYLKRYHLGNEDDLKSELYTDKLEDRDITSVKLLSFQGLNATDDPKQAANVLPLIDIHRESDTVSKGSRFYMDANTMSLMRLEGVRSNRISIKGGYNQPYISSGGQKIVLDTSIRGDGYYESDLTEPRAVRNPNLDGFAGRVVPEMEATWTYPLVRHNESSRVYIEPIAQMILSPYGGNSKKISNEDSLDYELSDLNLFSVQHYTGLDRVETGPRANVGIRSTIHSYGGSELGMLLGQNYRLREDHYLDPSGGLGDTHSDYVGQMSFSTKELMDISYRFRLNHDDLSFERNEIGLGLNLDPVKLDMQYLYLQRDFITGTTRDEVSDMLEVALNKYWNFIAESRLDLTGESGLISTSAGFMYKGPCSNMIIRLDKEYTRDRDVEPSTSIIFKISLKNLE, encoded by the coding sequence ATGCCTAGAAAGGGAATTCAAATCCATAACACACTATTTTGCTTGACCTTCCTCATTGCGGTAGGTGCTATGCCCGCGCGTGCGCATGCGAACACCCATGCTTCAACGTCGGCGAGTGGAGCGACTAAGCCGAAAAAAAGTTCGCATATGGAGGCGGTTGCTTTCGATAAAAATGCACCGGCCTATGTGATTGCAGACCAGGTTCAGTATGATCGTGAACAGCAAATGGTATATGCCAATGGCAAGGTAGAAGTCATTCAAGGGCCACGGATATTATTAGCAAAACGCATCGTTTATGATCAAAAAGTCAATAAAGTCTATGCAATGGGCGATGTTAGCTTGATGGAACCTAATGGAGATGTTTATTTTTCAAATGAACTAGAACTGGAAGATGAATTTAAAACGGGTGTTATTCAACAATTTAAAGCCCGTTTTGCAGATAATTCGCTCCTAGTTGCCAAACAAGCAACACGGCAAGATGCTAAAAATATTAAATTAGAAAAGGCTGTTTATTCGCCGTGTCCGGTATGTAACACGAGTTTAAATCAATCTCCTCAATGGCAGTTTCGTGCCGAAAAAGTGAAGATAGATGAAGAAGAACAACGGGTTATTTATCATGATGCGCGTTTTGAAGTGTTTGGAATTCCAACCTTTTATACGCCCTATTTTTCTCATGCCTTACCTAATTCGCCGAATAAGAGTGGTTTCCTGATTCCAGAAGTACGCCTTAATTCATTGTTGGGTTCAACGGTTAAAGTTCCTTATTTTTGGTCGATTCGCCCTGATATGGATGCTATTATTGCTCCAATCACTACCAGCAAAGAAGGGCCAGTGCTAACCGGTGAATTCAGGAACTTAACGGATAATGGTTATTATGAATTACAGGGAAGCTACACTCACCCCTATAAAACGGATGTAAATGGTGTAAAATTGGATGATCGTGAGTCACGTGGACATTTGGAAGGAAAGGGAATGTTTGCCATGGAAGACCGGTGGCGATGGGGGTTTGACTTCAAACGTTCAAGTGATGATACCTACTTAAAGCGCTATCATCTGGGTAATGAAGATGATCTTAAAAGTGAGCTCTATACCGATAAACTGGAGGATAGGGATATTACGTCCGTTAAGTTACTGTCGTTCCAGGGGCTTAATGCAACGGATGATCCTAAACAGGCTGCCAATGTGTTGCCGTTGATTGATATTCACCGTGAGAGCGATACCGTTTCTAAAGGTTCGCGTTTTTACATGGATGCCAATACCATGTCCCTTATGCGTTTAGAAGGTGTACGCAGCAACCGTATTTCGATTAAAGGTGGGTATAATCAACCTTATATTTCATCGGGAGGTCAGAAGATCGTGCTTGATACCTCAATCCGCGGAGACGGGTATTATGAAAGCGATTTAACCGAACCACGTGCTGTGCGTAACCCTAATTTAGATGGATTTGCCGGACGCGTAGTGCCGGAAATGGAGGCCACATGGACGTATCCACTGGTACGCCATAATGAAAGTAGCCGTGTTTATATTGAACCTATTGCGCAGATGATCCTTAGCCCCTACGGAGGTAATTCTAAAAAAATATCCAACGAAGATAGTTTGGATTATGAATTGTCAGACCTGAATTTATTCAGCGTACAGCATTATACTGGTTTGGACCGCGTAGAAACAGGGCCCAGGGCGAATGTGGGGATAAGAAGTACAATCCACAGCTATGGCGGTAGTGAGCTTGGGATGTTGCTGGGACAGAATTATCGTTTGCGTGAAGATCATTACCTTGACCCTTCCGGCGGTCTGGGCGATACGCATTCGGATTATGTTGGACAAATGTCTTTCTCAACCAAGGAGTTGATGGATATTTCCTATCGTTTCCGTTTGAATCATGATGATTTGTCTTTTGAGCGGAATGAAATAGGCCTTGGTTTGAATCTAGATCCTGTTAAACTCGACATGCAATATCTTTATTTGCAGCGTGATTTTATTACCGGTACAACGCGTGATGAGGTTTCTGACATGCTTGAGGTAGCGCTTAATAAATATTGGAATTTTATAGCGGAAAGCAGGCTTGATCTGACTGGAGAAAGCGGACTGATTTCAACCAGTGCCGGTTTTATGTATAAAGGCCCTTGCAGCAATATGATTATACGTTTAGATAAAGAATACACCCGCGATCGTGACGTTGAGCCTTCGACCTCGATTATATTTAAAATTTCATTGAAGAATTTGGAGTAA
- a CDS encoding peptidylprolyl isomerase, whose product MVVRKTSVLFSGALIAMTCSYSLSALANLLVQEGVSSSLELPKESINAAPLVGQVAVMAVVGDDIITTLDVKNRLGLAVVATGMGQDRESQQRLLPQIMQGLINERLYMQEAKRLKIIIDNAEVEKGIEVLSAQNHQSTEAFKRMFEDNGIPVSTLEDKIRGEILWGKVVRKTISPKVRVSDAEVDEVMEQMTLSKSERMVGIEQILLPIDDKTNSTKISELASNIVKEIRDGKSFQAMARQFSPTALEHKEDEIAWVQESQLDEILVGAIHKLKEGEVSDPIRTPDGYLIVKLDGTKEVVNVHGDNAQLTMKQLFVPIPEDKSKIPQLKEQLGQLRETLKGCENYEKIDQSSIDGLHVDTMTIGLNDIHPELRSVVEEQPVGKVGDIVTTSVGLHVVTVCERSLPEKVLPEREKIRQMVQFKKIELKAKHYLRDLRRKTYIEIKE is encoded by the coding sequence ATGGTGGTTCGTAAGACATCTGTTTTATTTTCGGGAGCATTAATAGCCATGACCTGTTCCTATTCATTATCGGCGCTGGCTAATTTGTTAGTTCAAGAAGGCGTCAGCTCATCACTTGAATTACCTAAGGAATCGATTAATGCGGCTCCACTGGTTGGACAAGTGGCTGTGATGGCTGTGGTGGGCGATGATATCATTACAACCTTGGATGTCAAAAACAGATTGGGATTGGCCGTTGTCGCTACTGGCATGGGGCAGGACCGTGAATCGCAACAGCGTTTATTACCGCAAATTATGCAGGGGCTTATTAATGAACGATTATACATGCAGGAAGCCAAACGTTTAAAAATAATCATCGATAATGCCGAAGTAGAAAAAGGTATTGAGGTGCTTTCCGCACAAAACCACCAATCTACGGAAGCATTTAAACGGATGTTTGAAGATAATGGTATTCCAGTCAGCACATTGGAAGATAAAATCCGCGGGGAGATTTTATGGGGAAAAGTAGTCCGCAAGACGATTTCGCCTAAAGTTCGTGTTAGTGATGCAGAAGTAGATGAAGTCATGGAACAAATGACGTTAAGCAAAAGTGAACGGATGGTCGGTATCGAACAAATTTTATTGCCCATTGATGATAAAACGAACAGTACCAAGATATCAGAGCTTGCCAGCAATATCGTCAAGGAAATCAGGGATGGTAAGTCTTTCCAGGCAATGGCCAGACAATTTTCGCCAACCGCACTTGAACATAAAGAAGATGAAATAGCCTGGGTACAGGAAAGCCAATTAGATGAAATACTGGTTGGTGCAATTCATAAACTGAAAGAGGGTGAAGTATCCGATCCCATTCGTACGCCCGATGGCTACCTTATTGTAAAACTCGACGGCACTAAAGAGGTCGTTAATGTGCATGGAGATAATGCCCAGCTCACCATGAAACAATTATTTGTGCCGATTCCTGAAGATAAGAGCAAAATCCCGCAACTGAAAGAGCAGTTGGGACAATTGAGGGAAACACTGAAGGGGTGCGAAAATTATGAAAAAATCGATCAATCCAGTATAGACGGTTTACATGTTGATACCATGACCATTGGCCTGAATGATATCCATCCTGAATTACGTTCGGTGGTTGAAGAGCAGCCGGTAGGTAAAGTGGGTGACATTGTCACAACATCGGTTGGCCTGCATGTGGTTACGGTTTGTGAGCGCAGCCTTCCTGAAAAGGTACTACCTGAGCGTGAAAAAATCCGGCAGATGGTCCAGTTTAAAAAAATTGAATTAAAGGCCAAACATTATTTGCGCGATTTACGTCGTAAGACCTATATCGAAATTAAAGAGTAG
- the rsmA gene encoding 16S rRNA (adenine(1518)-N(6)/adenine(1519)-N(6))-dimethyltransferase RsmA: protein MTSLASLPPLREIVTKYQIWPEKGLGQHFLFDFNILDRIVRVAGDLSTITVMEIGPGPGGLTRALLAGGAKHLIVIEQDHRCIEALQEIKEIVGEPLEIVHGDAMVADEMALTEGKARPFALVANLPYNISTQLIAKWIGIADNISTMVLMVQKEVAQRLIAKPHTKHYGRLSVLAQWRCECYIAFDVNPSNFVPPPKVMSSILVLNPRSSPIAVDQAILEKVVKAAFSQRRKMVKAGLKQISANVDAWLEAAGIDGTLRAENLSVEDYCRLSNTL from the coding sequence GTGACATCCTTAGCCTCGTTGCCACCACTAAGAGAGATCGTAACAAAATATCAGATTTGGCCTGAAAAAGGATTAGGCCAACATTTTCTATTTGATTTCAACATCCTCGATCGCATCGTACGAGTGGCGGGTGATCTATCGACGATAACGGTGATGGAAATAGGCCCTGGCCCTGGCGGACTTACACGCGCATTACTTGCTGGTGGGGCTAAGCATTTGATTGTGATTGAACAGGATCATCGCTGTATTGAAGCGCTACAGGAAATTAAAGAAATTGTGGGTGAGCCATTAGAGATTGTGCATGGCGATGCAATGGTGGCGGATGAAATGGCCCTCACTGAGGGGAAGGCACGGCCTTTTGCACTGGTGGCCAATTTGCCTTATAATATCTCAACCCAGTTGATTGCCAAATGGATTGGTATCGCAGATAACATTTCTACGATGGTGTTGATGGTTCAAAAGGAAGTTGCTCAGCGCCTTATTGCCAAACCTCACACCAAACATTACGGCAGGCTTTCGGTTTTGGCGCAATGGCGCTGCGAATGCTATATTGCCTTTGATGTCAATCCCAGTAATTTTGTTCCACCGCCTAAGGTGATGTCGTCGATTTTAGTCTTAAATCCTCGTTCGTCACCTATTGCGGTAGATCAGGCTATTTTAGAGAAGGTAGTCAAAGCGGCCTTTAGCCAACGCCGTAAAATGGTTAAAGCCGGGCTTAAACAAATTTCAGCCAATGTCGATGCTTGGTTGGAGGCTGCCGGAATTGATGGAACGCTGCGGGCAGAAAATTTAAGCGTTGAGGATTACTGCAGGTTAAGTAATACGCTGTAG
- a CDS encoding aminopeptidase P family protein produces MGTIYHQRLHRLREQLNQQNLEGFIVPSHDAFQGEYTPACAKRLEWITGFSGSMGLAIILKHQAAFFTDGRYTLQAKEQVSEKDYIHFNIVNDKPAQWLKRAITNDMKIGFDPWLHTENQLKPYVQEGIQLEPVSYNMIDIIWEDRPQPPATLVVPYPDKYAGETSDFKRQLVALMLQKNRVDAFMLTSPESICWLLNIRAHDVPCTPLVLAYALIDSQGQVMLFVDADRMSEEVFTHLGPGVTIIPSRQLEQVISGLSKVYPHIGLDSANAAVWFPSQFKKHHIQTINITDPCVLPKACKNTVEIEGMQSSHVRDGVAVTQFLCWVDQQLAQKQPLSEISAADYLFQLRAKQTNFLDVSFESISGFAGNGAIVHYRVSEKTNKPIQGNGLYLIDSGGQYWDGTTDITRTIAIGTPTEAMRRHYTLVLKGHIALSSAVFPEGTSGHQLDILARQFLWKEGLDYDHGTGHGVGCYLSVHEGPQRISKALNNVPLQPGMVVSNEPGFYLQDEYGIRIENLIVVVPRSDLNHENGPKYFGFETLTQVPYDSRLIEKSLLTIHEQRWIKAYHLGVYNRLKEWLNTDVLQWLEENMKNSVNSGTEQHQG; encoded by the coding sequence ATGGGAACAATCTATCATCAACGTCTTCACCGTTTGCGAGAGCAACTTAATCAGCAAAACCTGGAAGGGTTTATTGTACCTTCGCATGATGCGTTTCAAGGTGAGTATACACCTGCATGTGCCAAAAGGCTTGAATGGATAACTGGTTTTAGCGGTTCTATGGGATTGGCTATTATCCTAAAACATCAGGCCGCTTTTTTTACGGATGGCCGGTATACGTTGCAGGCAAAAGAGCAGGTTTCTGAAAAAGATTATATCCATTTTAATATCGTAAACGACAAGCCAGCCCAATGGCTGAAGCGTGCTATCACGAATGACATGAAAATTGGTTTTGATCCCTGGCTGCATACTGAAAACCAGCTTAAGCCTTACGTGCAGGAAGGTATCCAGCTGGAACCTGTTAGCTACAATATGATTGATATTATTTGGGAGGATCGCCCTCAGCCTCCCGCAACTCTGGTTGTTCCTTACCCAGATAAATATGCCGGTGAAACCAGCGACTTTAAACGGCAACTCGTAGCTTTAATGCTCCAGAAAAACCGTGTTGATGCTTTCATGCTGACCTCTCCAGAAAGTATTTGCTGGTTACTGAATATTCGTGCCCATGATGTTCCATGCACCCCCTTAGTGCTTGCTTATGCCTTAATCGATAGCCAGGGGCAGGTGATGTTATTTGTCGATGCCGACCGCATGAGTGAAGAGGTATTTACTCATCTAGGACCTGGGGTGACTATTATACCTTCCCGGCAGTTAGAACAGGTTATTTCAGGCTTATCTAAAGTCTACCCACATATTGGTCTTGATAGTGCCAATGCTGCCGTATGGTTTCCTTCCCAATTTAAAAAGCACCATATTCAGACTATCAACATCACAGATCCCTGTGTTTTGCCTAAGGCTTGTAAAAATACCGTTGAAATAGAAGGGATGCAAAGCAGCCATGTTCGTGACGGTGTGGCTGTTACTCAATTTTTATGTTGGGTCGATCAACAGCTTGCTCAAAAACAGCCTCTTTCAGAAATATCTGCAGCGGATTATTTATTTCAATTAAGGGCAAAGCAAACCAATTTTTTAGATGTAAGTTTTGAATCGATCTCCGGTTTTGCCGGTAACGGTGCTATTGTCCATTATCGTGTTAGCGAAAAAACAAATAAACCGATTCAGGGAAATGGTCTTTACCTTATCGATTCTGGTGGACAATATTGGGATGGCACTACCGATATTACCCGTACGATTGCTATAGGCACCCCCACAGAGGCGATGCGCCGGCATTACACCCTGGTGCTCAAAGGCCATATTGCTCTATCCAGTGCCGTTTTCCCAGAAGGCACAAGCGGTCATCAATTGGATATTCTGGCGCGCCAGTTTCTATGGAAAGAAGGCCTTGATTATGATCATGGTACTGGGCATGGAGTCGGGTGCTATTTAAGTGTCCATGAAGGACCGCAGCGTATCAGTAAGGCACTGAATAATGTGCCTTTACAGCCGGGAATGGTGGTATCCAATGAGCCTGGATTTTATCTCCAAGACGAATATGGTATCCGTATAGAAAATTTAATCGTGGTGGTTCCGCGTTCTGATTTAAACCATGAGAACGGACCTAAATATTTTGGATTTGAAACACTAACCCAGGTTCCTTACGATAGCCGGCTGATTGAAAAATCATTATTAACGATTCATGAGCAGCGATGGATTAAGGCGTACCATCTGGGAGTTTATAATAGATTGAAAGAATGGCTGAATACAGATGTCCTACAATGGCTGGAAGAAAATATGAAGAATTCAGTCAATTCAGGTACAGAGCAACACCAAGGGTGA